Below is a window of Leishmania panamensis strain MHOM/PA/94/PSC-1 chromosome 30 sequence DNA.
TGGCGCGCCTCCAACTTGGCGACCACGACGTTCGTCTCATCCACGGTGCGTACTCCAGGCATGCGACGCACCGGGCTCGCTACGTCTAGCAGCTCCTTCGCCCTCCACCGTGAGTTGGAAGCCGCGCCAACAGATCCTGCGCCACcatgctgctgtggcgtccATGAGTCCGACATCGCGACATCATCCTCAGACACGGTCGTCCTCGCAGCGGATGGATCTGTGTCGTTGCTGCGTGCTGCTCTAGACGAGGCAGTGGGAGGCTGAGGAACAAGTGACTCCACAACGTCAAAGTCGAGCTTCGGGTGATCCTTGGCAAcgtggaggagaaaagcgTCGCGGCTCGAAAAGGCAGCGCTTCTAACAGCGCACCAGTTACACGTGTAGGCCCCCGATTCGGAGACGGTCGGCAAGTATGGCCGCAGCTCGTCATACGCGCTCCGAGAAGTAGCAAGAAAAATCCCGTCTGGCACAACCGCCTCAGCTCCGGAGGCATCGGCGACACCCACGGCACCGTTTGCAAGTGAAGTGCCATGCACAGCCTCCGTGCCCTCGAGCGGAGCGCCGGTGACTCGCTCGTACAGGGCCAGTCGTGAATAGCACAGACGCGTCCAGTACGCCGCGTCCTGCTCCTTGTGCGTAGAGAGAATGTGGTGCAGCATCTGTCCCATGTGCACGACTCGGGTGCACATGGGACACGCGGCATAGGCCAGTCCGCTGTGCGACATGGATGATGGAGCATCAAAGCGAAGCAGTCTCTCTACCGACTGAGAGCTCGCTGACGAACCTGTCGCACCTGACGCGCATCGCAGTGACAtgcgcagagctgcgccggTGAGTCCGCCACATGCGCCCGCTACAGAGGCTAGCAagagcggcgacgacacACATGACGAGAACGACCGCCAAGCTGGAGAGGCGGCACTGGACGGCGCGCTGCATGTACAGCGGTCGTGGACTGAGTGGTGTGAATCCTGGACTGTAGCGGGCATCCGTTGTGACAGGCCGCAAAAGTGGTCGCTGAGCGGACCCCGCCCCGTTCTTCGCAGCATAGTTCCCCTTCCTTTGCACGCGCGCCCGTCGGTGGAGTGTCAGCGTGCACGCGGCCTAATCGTGGGTTTACTGCAGCAATGAAATCTGtaagggagaggggtagaGCAATACGCGTTGCAACACGCCTCAGCTGACTCCCCAAGCCCTCTGGCGCGCAAAAGGTGAAAGCCGCGAGGCCGACAGTAGGCACACTTAAGCACAACCACAAAGACATAGACACAAGGCGCAGACATGCAAACGACTCTCAGTTTGTGCACGCGCGAAGGCTGCCGCCCTTCGGCAGACCACGAATAGTACCTCGATGAAAGTGGGCAGCGAAAGGCAGCCAGCAAAGCGCTACACACCACGTCGGTGCAAAGCCTCCTGTGGTGGCACGGAAAAGGGGGTaatggaaaggggggaggagggggggctgagGACACCTACACGGACTCGGCGTCTGAGCGAGTCGGACTGTTGCAAAGGTGAGAAGACGTATGGGAGGCAAGAGGGAAGTGCACAGGCACGCGTTGCCGACGTCAGCGTCTCCCCACACTACCCCATAGAAACAACAGCGTCAGGGCCGAGAAACAAAGCAGAGCGAAAAGatgaaagagaaacgcacaTGAGCAAGTCGCAGGCGCTGGCAGGACGGTGCATCGTTAGGGGATGCAGGACCACTACACGTCCTCGAAGATGGATGCGGAGAAGGACGTGTGACCGTCAgttcacgcacacgcagataTATGCTCAAACACGCGCTCACCgttgaggagggggggaggggtgaccTGTAGCAGCTCGTAGCACCAACGTTTCTTatgtttttccctttcaccaACAACAGATCGGCACGacccaagagagagagaaaaaaccACCTGAATAGAGGAAAAGTGCGCAATGAAACCAAGTGAGTTGTGTTATCGCCCTTCAGCGGCACCTCTCCTACTAGCGCCTGTCgattgtgtatgtgtgtgtgtgtgaggtgaGCCTTTGCGTGGTGTGTGcgggaaggaaagagcgaggagggaaTGCCGCCCTTCTGCGCATGCAGGGGAGTTTATGCACGCGTGCAGACGCAATAGCGCCCGAGACCAGAACGGCACCGACGCAGAAAAGCGAGATCGGAATGAAGAAGGGGGCTGATGTTCTCCATAGCTCTggagggagcagcagcagcgagggttGGTGTGCGTAGAAGAGAATCGCCTTgagacgcacagacacacgtacTAACGGACATGgtgcagaaaagagagcgagcatAGGACGATAATACGTAAAGCAGTTCGATGTATATACGCCAAACAACGGCAAGGGCTacaggggagagaggcgtgctAAAATGAGCACTAGTTGATTGAATCGGCTGgaaaggggggcggggaagaTCGATGATgggaacagcggcagcggcagatgcaTGGGTGGACAGCGTCGGTAGCACGCCCAGAAAAGAGtgcaaggggggggagagtgcGCGAAAGTGAGCACGTGCCGTAGCTGCATCAATCCAGGTATTCCCACGAGTCCGTGTCGAGTTCGTCCTCACCGGCATTCCTCTCTGCTGTAGCATCAGTGGCAGTTCCTGCCTCACTCCCCTGGCGTCTCCCACGAGGCACCCGCAGCGTGCGTCGCTGTACTAGTAAGGCTGTCTCCGAGAGCGGCAGGTCTCCGGCCGCGCCGTTCATCTCACAGCGATTACCCATACGCAGCGGGGACACAAAAGTGCCGTTGGTGTGCCCTTGCCGCGCAGGCGCGAACTGATCGCCGTCGTGCAGCGACCTCTGGGATTCGACGTGCATAAATCTGTTGGAGAGATgcacctccagcgcggcCCACTCATCCCGGGTCGTAACAGCGAAGGCGAGAAACAGCGATGTGTCGACGCGGGACCAATGCACACAGCGCACATCGGAGACGGATGGCGTGACAGACACCGTGGCGGACGGCCCATCactcagcagcgcggcagtggTTCGCTGGTGCGGGTCGAGGTAGAAGAGCTGAGTTTGGTTGTGGGCAAAGAAGTAGTAGCTCCGCCCCGGTACTCCGCCGACAATCCCCAGAcactgcggctgctccaTCAGCTTTTCTATCTGGAGGTAGCTCTCCTGGgtcagctgcgctgcagcactcaCGCGCACGGAGGCTAAGAcgagcaccacctccgcccccTGCTTGAAGGTGTGATGTACCTCGTCTGCGTAGACGCACCCGTTTGTGGACGTCACCACTGTCACCcgcgtctgcagctgctccgtcCTAATGGCATCCTGCATTGTCCGCTTGATGGCCTCGCAGCCCTGCGATGGACTCCAGTACTCCGCCTTGAATGCTCGCTGATTCCATACGCTTCGGATCAGGTTGTGGATTGAGAAGGGCGCCGTCTCCGCACTGTGgtcaaagaaaagagcgagccTGCGGTCTGCTGGGCGGCCGTGGGCCCACAGGAAATGGGCCAGGAGCATCTGCGAGGTGCGCAGAAGACAACCCCAGCCCTGATCTGTCTCAATCAGGCGCGTGACGGCCGGAATCGCCTCGAAGCCGTCCCGGTATGTAAAGATGAGAAATGTGTCGGCCAGCGCCTTCCCTAATTCCTCTTGCGACTCCACGGCAGCGCCAGACCTGCCGACGACTTGGAGGGGAAACACCGCCTCCGTGGGGAAGAAGGCGCTCCATAAGTCTTGAACATAGCGGAGCATTGATGCGTGTTTTTTGGGGGCGAGGGACTGTGCATAGGGAGCAaggcagaggggaggaggcgcctcAGCTCCAACACATACCCGATCGCGTGACAGACAcaggcagcagtgccgtgCACCCGCACGTGACGCGCGtcgggggaaaggggaggggatacccgtgcgtgtgtgcgtgtgtgtgtgtgtgtgccgccgACACCctcaagagaaagagcacaGAGGTACGAAGGAGACGCAGAGATACAGAAAGGGGTGAgtaaaagaaagagagagagaggaggacagaGAGACGGGAATGTAGATACAGCGGGAAGGGTTCATGAAGGCTACTGACGAGGAAAAGTGGCGAAGCAGCGAATGGAGCGAGCGATCGCAGGCCCCCTATACCCCCGCAGCAGTCGTTAAACGGCGCACAACGCCTCGTCTGGACCTCTTGGACGTCCATGTAGAGGTCGTGCTCGCGatgcacaggcacgccaGCGCACATTTATGAGACTCGTCGCTGTCTGTCTCACTCTTTCTTAttttgccgctgcttctttgGGATCTTCGAGTCCGCTAAACACGCCGGCGAGGCGCTCCCACCCGCTCGCGCAGtgaacacacgcgcgcgacACTCCACCCACAGGCGCGTACGAGTAGAGAGCGGCGGCaaacagcgaggaggaaacaGAAGGAGTCGAACAATGGAAGGAAAACGCTCAATCTGTGCTCGCCTCTGTGCGCATGTGGGTGAGCCTATGAGGGTGTGAAGACATCCACAACAACCCTCGCGCACCTCGAGGTGGCAAGGAGGGATGGAGGAGCCAGGGGGAGATGTGGCTcgcgacgcacgcacgcttttctctctgacTAGTGCTACCTCTCTCCTGCGGCAAGTGCGCGGGGGAATgactaccccccccctcccctcccctatcCCAATTCCACCCCATCACCACTCGTACTCCTACTGCACGCCTTCGGGTCACTCTACTCGTTTGGGTTAAAGAGGAACTCCATctgatggcgatggcgagGGAAGAACTGGCCTGTCAGACGAGAGCCGGTGCGGTGCGTGTTGACATACGAGgtgtgccagcgccgcgtcgGCACCCGGATGTCGCGCCCGAGTGCGCACGACAGACACCACGCGCGCCCGTCCTTCGAGTAGAACTGGTTGTGTATGATGCGGTACTTGCAGCTCCAGCACTTGAAGCACTTCACATGGAAAAAGTACCCCTGTGTAGTCGGCACCCGCGCATTGCCGGACGGAACCCACACGTAGCTGTTGATGTCGTCCCCATCGATCGGCTTTTTGCAGTTGAAACAACATGCGCCGTCGGGCACCACCATTGGCTGATCAACATCCTCGGTGTAGGCGGGGAAGTGCGGGCGTGACCTGGCCTCTTCATGCGGGATGGCGGTGAGGTGGTGCGCCTTGGACTGCATCCACCAGCGGCGActgtgctgcgtgcgcacctTGTGCCCTGACGCTGGTTTGCCGTGCATAGCTCGACATGGAACGGCGAGCGAGGCAGTTGATGCGATCTTAATGATGGCAGCACTACTGCGAGGCAGTACGAACTGCGTCGCACAGTTCATCTTGCTACCAGGACTAGTGATGCGCAGGTAGATCACGATGagaacacacgcgcgcactcCGTGGGAGAATAGAGAGAGCTCAAAGAAAAGGGCACCAATGCACACGCAGTCACCATGCAGGACGCAGGCGCACGCGAACCCAAACGTCGCGGAAACTTCACAGCGCCACGCAGGGATCCGTGTTGCGCTAGCGAGGAGCGTGCGCCGGAGTCGGATGGGGCATTggtagaagaagagaggggggtatGGAGGTTGGCGGCATCCGCCTcaagcgaagagaaaaggaaaagatgaGAAAAGTGAAGAGAGCTTGAGCAGTGCAGTACGGTGCCTGAGGGTGTCAGGCAACCGTGCGGAGGAGGCCTGCAGATCAtttccccacccacctccccctcgttctctccGCAGAACGAAGCATGTCCGTGGGGTGCCATACTACCTGCAAccgaaggaggagaaatgAGACGACAGTAATAGGGGAGTACTGGACTGCAGTGGGCcggggtgtgtgcgcgccacAGAAATATCTGGCAGAGGTCACACGATGTCAGCAAGGTGGTAGCGGTTCGCCACGTTGCACAGACCAATCGCCCTCGCTACACCAGATGCTGACATAGAAGGAGGCGCGGCGTTACGCCACCTTtaggcagcgccgcggaggGGTACGGGCCTGTGTTCACCGTTTGATCCACACAGCCCTGATGTTGTCTCTATCTTTCGGGGTAGATGCACGCCGGTGGTCACAAGCGGGGGTAGTGATGACGATCGACTGCACGATCCTGACAGAGTCCTTCCGTGACGCATTGGTGCCAtcgctgggggggggggggggaaggcgtACTCGTGCCTCCGCTTCagtcccctccctcccttccttgtCTTTCGCACTTCCTGCGTGCAGACACtgcggtgcgcgtgcgtcgcTGGTTCACCCCGACGACCACcaccgacgcacacgcacagggaaGCAAAAGATGAAGAGGCGGACGGTACAGGGGAAACgtgcgaaaagagagagagtgcagTTGGGTAGCGTCCATCCGCAGCGCGCGCCTAATCCTCAGCACACACCTCACCGTAAGGGGGGGGACAAACAGTGGGGTGGGCTGATTTCGGTTCGCTCACTGCATCAGTGGATGGCGCCTGGGCACatgcgtgtctgtgggtggatgggtgggtgtgctcacaaagagggaggagataGCGCCTCTCAccctgcacacgcaccatagcctctctctccgctatCGCGCTCGCAGACAACGTAGGCGGAAagacgcacagagacgcagagCGATGTGGCACAAGCCCGTGAAAGGGGGATGAAAAGAGAACGCAAAGGCGACGGCGGACACCTGCCAACAATGAGAGCCGGAGCATCTaagcgagagaaacgaaTAAACGCAGCGGAGCGCCAACAAGCATGACGTGGTGGCgggcctgctgctgccaaaTATCTGAGTGGGGATCAACGAGCAGTAGGTGCGGGCGCGTCaagaacacgcacacaggccaCGCCGTCTCCCAATCTGGAAGCCAAGatgaaagcgaaagagaacgaagagaagagcatgTCTTTTGAGCCTAACGATGTGTTTGTGCATGTGCCTGCCTGGGGTAACAGAGGACTCGGTGAGTGCGTGTCGGTCCGCCTGCGTGACCAGCAGACGAGAGGCcttgggggagagggagagacactCGATGCGCGTGCCGGAGGGCGACTAGAGAAGAAGTAGAAAGGGGCGCACCAACGCGGGtgacggagaggaggcaagtCTGCTCGTGTACCTCGAGCACCCCAGCgcgcgaggaagagagagagacatcgGAACTCtctacccctctctccactgcaTCACGCTCATCTCCGCCTCACCCGCATGACTGCGGTAGTCCGAAAGAACTCGACTCcacaaaaaaagagcaaaaagcgaaggaaaggagTCCCAGTCAGGAGAGTAGTAGTGGAGTGGCAGTGGGCACTCCGCGAGGGCACAGatcgtcgcagcagcagcagcagcagcgtttgACGGAAGCAGCCAAGAGTAAAGCgggaagaagcagcagaaaaaagagaaaatggCGAAGAGCCGTGCGATGGCTGgcggaaggagaggggggggggcgtggaCAGGCAACGCCGCACAGTGCACCGGTGTTCGTCTGTGTTGGTGTGCTGTGCGAGAGGCACGCACTCTGCCGCACCTGCCAATGGGTAAATTGGTGAAGGCAAGTTAAGGTatcggaggtggtggggtgagggatgagaaaaggaggtggCTGCCGATGACCGCATCGTCACAaccctctcgctttctctcccttgtcAATCAGCACCCCTCTCTAAAAGTGAAGCGTTGTGCAGCTGTCGGTGCTGGCAATGTCGCCTAGCTCGCGCACGCTCGTAGGCGCGCCAGGAGAgtgggtggagggaaggaggcCCCACGCTGACCAATATTATGctgacgagagagagagacagcgccaacaagatggaggagatgaCAAGGCTGCTGTCCTCGGCCAGCGGGTCATAGCGCAACTTTGTCGCCGCAAAGGTCTCCACAGACGGGTGCAGCGTGTAGTGCACCGTTGGCGATGCCTCGAAGAAGAGTGAGGCGTTCGCCTCTGTGGCCAAGTAGGTGTACGGCCACGACGTGTGCGGAACGGAGGCCTCACTGGCGGCTGCAGTAGCGCTGAGCACAGTGAAAGACACCTGGCACGCCTCCGTGATCATTCCAGTGAGGTTGACGCGCAGCACAAGTGAGTCGAGCGATGAGGAACCTGCCCAGGTAAAATTGCGGGCGACGCGCAGGGTCGAGCCACACCGTAGCACGGCAGAGACCGTTGCGCAGCGGAGAATGTATATCAGGAAAGCGACGTGGTACTCGGTGATCCCGCGCATGTGCATGAGTGAATCAACAGCgtggcgaggaagaagggcATAGTCTCGCACGCTGACCGTGAGCACTGTCTGATCCGTGAAGAGCCTTGAGTTGATGACCAGCGCGATGGCACGGACAGGCAAGCGCGGTGCACGTAGCCGGAGACCGTAGCTAGAGATGGCGCTGTAGGAGGGCTGAGTAGTGTAGGCTGGGGAATCGCCACGGGCAGCCGCCATCACGTGGCACTCCTCGGCGCCTAGGCCCGTAGTGTACTGCAGGGTCACAGAGAGGTTGAGCGACGTGGAAGGTGCTGTGGTCGTCAGACGCGGAACGGTGAGACCGTACGTGCAGATCACCGATCCCTCCAGCGACGTCGCCGCAGGCAGCCCCGTGCCGGTCGCGCCAGTGCCACTGCCGTACCAGCCGAGAAAGACGCCGTCGGCGACCGCCACATCCGAGTCAATGAAAAGAAGACCTGGCGGCCGCATGTACGAGCTCGGCGCGGCGGGGCCGTCTGGACGGCGtagacacgcacgcacctgcTGGCCAGCCGAAGGCGTCATGTAAACTGaggtgcgctgcggcaggcaTGCGCACTTGCTGCGATCCGGTGTGGCGTTCAGCACCGTGTAGGAGCCACTCGTACACATGGCACACGCAGGTGTAACAGACGTGCCGCTCACCGTCGGGGTGCTTCCGTAGGAGGAGCGGCAAACGCCATCCAGCCCTCTGGATTGACGCACCGACAAGCCGTTGAGCACTGCACTCAcgctggcggtgacggcagGAAAAGAAGCCACGTACAGGCTGAGCAAGTGGACATCTGTAAGGGCCGCCACGTCTCTGCTTTGCTGCTGGGCGGTGGTTTGCGCCTGCGAGTGCCAACTAGCCTCAGCTCTGCTCAGCGCCTCGTGGAGCGGGCTGACAGGAAACGCCGTGCTTGAGAGTCGTGTCATCATCCCTGGCACGTAGTCGTAGTGCAGTGGTAGCGTAGAGGGCTGCGGACTACTGctgaaggaaaaagaaggacTCATGACCATCCATTGCTCGCGCTCCACGTACCTCGCCACCCACCCTGCCACAGAGAGGTACATCGTTGTCTTTGCCGAGGGCGGAGACGTCATCTGTGAGTGCTTCCACAGCGGCCAGTCCACTGTCACCGGGCtgcccactgccgccgcgtctGCGAAGAAGGCTACCGTGCTTGTCGAGCGGCTCAGCACAACACGGTAGGTGGCCTTGGCTAGGTAGTCAACCCCCACAGATTTGACACTCCACGTCCACGGGGAACTGAGCACCGTGAGCGACGACGGGGCGGGGGTCATAGAGAACACCTCGGTACAGCCACgccaggtggtggtggcgtcgGTGCTCTGTGGAATTGCCAAAATAGAGGCATtaagcagcagccgcagcgtgAAGGAGACagagggtggcggtgctgtgtcagtggcggaggtgatggtggcTGCCTCAACGCCCGCGGGGTGCTGATAGCTGGAGACGAGGGACCAGGACCACCTCGACTGGGATGCGACTCCCTCACCGCCCTCTCGTAGAGCAACCAGCACATGGCCAATAGAGGTGGTGACAGCGCCAGTACCGGTGCCCGacgcctgctgctgagagCGAAGTAGCGACCTGTGCATCTCC
It encodes the following:
- the ATG4.2 gene encoding AUT2/APG4/ATG4 cysteine peptidase, putative (TriTrypDB/GeneDB-style sysID: LpmP.30.0280), which codes for MLRYVQDLWSAFFPTEAVFPLQVVGRSGAAVESQEELGKALADTFLIFTYRDGFEAIPAVTRLIETDQGWGCLLRTSQMLLAHFLWAHGRPADRRLALFFDHSAETAPFSIHNLIRSVWNQRAFKAEYWSPSQGCEAIKRTMQDAIRTEQLQTRVTVVTSTNGCVYADEVHHTFKQGAEVVLVLASVRVSAAAQLTQESYLQIEKLMEQPQCLGIVGGVPGRSYYFFAHNQTQLFYLDPHQRTTAALLSDGPSATVSVTPSVSDVRCVHWSRVDTSLFLAFAVTTRDEWAALEVHLSNRFMHVESQRSLHDGDQFAPARQGHTNGTFVSPLRMGNRCEMNGAAGDLPLSETALLVQRRTLRVPRGRRQGSEAGTATDATAERNAGEDELDTDSWEYLD
- a CDS encoding hypothetical protein (TriTrypDB/GeneDB-style sysID: LpmP.30.0290), with translation MNCATQFVLPRSSAAIIKIASTASLAVPCRAMHGKPASGHKVRTQHSRRWWMQSKAHHLTAIPHEEARSRPHFPAYTEDVDQPMVVPDGACCFNCKKPIDGDDINSYVWVPSGNARVPTTQGYFFHVKCFKCWSCKYRIIHNQFYSKDGRAWCLSCALGRDIRVPTRRWHTSYVNTHRTGSRLTGQFFPRHRHQMEFLFNPNE